A genomic segment from Saimiri boliviensis isolate mSaiBol1 chromosome 14, mSaiBol1.pri, whole genome shotgun sequence encodes:
- the KLHDC8A gene encoding kelch domain-containing protein 8A translates to MEVPNVKDFQWKRLAPLPSRRVYSSLLETGGQVYAIGGCDDNGVPMDSFEVYSPEADQWTTLPPLPTARAGVAVTALGKRIMVVGGVGTNQLPLKVVEMYNIDEGKWKKRSMLREAAMGISVTAKDYRVYAAGGMGLDLHPHNHLQHYDMLKDMWVSLAPMPTPRYAATSFLRGSKIYVLGGRQSKYAVNAFEVFDIETRSWTKFPNIPCKRAFSSFVILDNHLYSLGGLRQGRLYRQPKFLRTMDMFDMEQGGWLKMERSFFLKKRRADFVAGALNGRVVVAGGLGNQPTVLETAEAFHPGKNKWEILPAMPTPRCACSSIVVKNCLLAVGGVNQGLSDAVEALCVSDS, encoded by the exons ATGGAGGTGCCTAACGTCAAGGACTTCCAGTGGAAGCGCCTGGCGCCACTGCCCAGCCGCCGGGTCTACAGCTCCCTGCTGGAGACCGGGGGCCAGGTCTATGCCATCGGGGGATGTGACGACAACGGCGTCCCCATGGACAGCTTCGAAGTCTACTCCCCCGAGGCCGACCAGTGGACCACCTTACCCCCGCTGCCCACAGCCCGGGCGGGGGTGGCCGTCACCGCCCTGGGGAAGCGGATCATGGTGGTTGGGGGCGTGGGCACCAATCAGCTGCCCCTGAAGGTCGTGGAGATGTACAACATCGATGAGGGCAAGTGGAAGAAGAGAAGCATGCTGCGCGAGGCCGCCATGGGCATTTCTGTCACGGCCAAAG ATTATCGAGTGTATGCAGCAGGCGGGATGGGCCTGGACCTCCATCCACACAACCACCTCCAACACTATGACATGCTCAAGGACATGTGGGTGTCACTAGCACCCATGCCCACCCCGAGATATGCTGCCACCTCCTTCCTCCGAGGCTCCAAGATCTATGTGCTTG GGGGACGACAGTCCAAGTATGCAGTCAACGCCTTCGAGGTCTTTGACATTGAGACTCGCTCCTGGACCAAGTTCCCCAACATTCCCTGTAAGCGGGCCTTCTCCAGCTTTGTGATCTTGGACAACCACTTGTACAGCCTGGGCGGCCTGCGGCAAGGTCGCCTCTACCGGCAGCCCAAGTTCCTGCGGACGATGGACATGTTTGACATGGAACAGG GGGGATGGCTGAAGATGGAACGATCGTTCTTCCTCAAGAAGCGGCGGGCAGACTTTGTGGCTGGCGCTCTGAATGGACGGGTCGTAGTAGCTGGGGGACTCG GGAACCAACCCACTGTCCTGGAGACGGCGGAAGCATTCCACCCAGGGAAGAACAAATGGGAGATCCTCCCTGCCATGCCCACACCCCGCTGTGCCTGCTCCAGCATAGTCGTCAAGAACTGCCTCCTTGCTGTGGGAGGTGTCAACCAGGGTCTGAGTGACGCGGTGGAAGCCCTGTGTGTCTCTGACTCCTAG